In the Bacteroidia bacterium genome, one interval contains:
- a CDS encoding VRR-NUC domain-containing protein: MVKTESDLQRQCIDWLRREHPAVYARKIIVANRAGTPDLLMCIRGRFVAIEFKTEGGKQTALQKYNEQQIKQAGGKYSIVMNLEKFKSEIEKWQKENIK, encoded by the coding sequence GTGGTCAAAACAGAATCAGATTTGCAGCGGCAATGTATTGATTGGTTGCGCCGGGAGCATCCTGCTGTTTACGCTCGAAAAATAATAGTCGCGAACAGAGCCGGGACACCGGATTTATTAATGTGTATCCGGGGACGTTTCGTAGCGATCGAGTTCAAAACTGAGGGCGGCAAACAGACAGCGCTGCAAAAATATAATGAGCAGCAAATTAAACAAGCAGGTGGCAAGTATAGCATCGTAATGAATTTAGAAAAATTTAAATCGGAGATAGAAAAATGGCAAAAAGAGAATATAAAATAA